Genomic segment of Actinomycetes bacterium:
CCAGAAGGCTCCGGACAAGCCGGTGCGCGCCTTCACCGCCTGGGGCTTCCAGACCGAGCCGTGGACGCTGGTGATCGACGGCAAGGGCATCGTCCGGGCCCGCTTCGAGGGCCCCCTGACCGCCGGCCAGCTCGAGGACGCGCTCCGCCCCCTGCTCCGCTGACCGGCCGCCAGGCGGCGCTCAGCCCTGCCGTCGGTCGCCTGCTGACCCCTCCTGCTCCGCTGGCGGCGCCTCCTGCTCCGCTGGCGGCGCCTCCTGCTCCGCTGGCGACGCCTCCTGCTCCACCGGCGGCGCCTCCTGCTCCACCGGATTGGTCGCCGTGCTCGGCGCGAAGCGCCGGCCGCCGCCGACCGCCAGGCGGTAGAGCGGCGGGGCCAGCGTGCGCAGGATCGGGACGAGCACGTACGGGCGGGGCACGTAGCGCTCGGCCTTGCGGCGCAGGCCCGCATCCACGATCGCCTCGGCCACCTTGTCGTCGGTGGACACCATCCAGCGGGTGAGGCGCCGGGCCATCAGCTCCCGCTGGGGGAAGCCCTCGGTGGAGACGAAGCCGGGCAGGACCAGGCCGACGTGCACGCCGTGCTTGCGCTCCTCGAGGTGGAGCGCCTCGGTCCAGCCGACCAGGGCGAACTTGCTGGCCGAGTAGTCCCCGATCGAGGCCCGCGCGACCCGGCCGGCGACGCTGGCCACGTTCACGATCGCGCTCGGCGCCGAGCGCCGCAGCAGCGGCAGCAGCGCCTCGGTCAGCCGGACCTGGCTGTCGAAGTTGATCGCCATGGTGGACTGGACGCCGGACCAGCCGCTCCGCTCGAAGCTCCCCTGGCCGGGCGCGCCCGCGTTGTTGACCAGCAGGTCGAGCCGGCCGTGCTCGCGCTCGACCTCCTCGGCGATGCGCGCCGGGGTGTCCGGGTCGGTCAGGTCGGCGGCGATCACGGTGGCGTCACCCAGGTCGGCCGCGAGTGCCTGGAGGCGCTCGCGCCTGCGGGCGACCAGGACCAGGCGGGCGCCCGGCTCCTGGGCCAGCCGGCGCGCGGCGGCCGCCCCGATCCCGCTCGAAGCACCCGTGACCAGCGCGATCATCGCTAACCCTCCGGTTCAGCGTGAGCTTTCGGCTCAGCGCGCGACCAGGCCGCGGGCGGCCAGGTCGTCGAGGATCCTCTTGGTGACCTCGTCGACCTGGCCCATGGCGTCGACGTGGAGGAGCAGGCCACGCTGGTCGTAGTAGTCGACCACCGGCCTGGTGTCGTTGATGAAGGACTCGAGCCGGCGCTGGATGGCGTCCTCGTCCTCGTCCTCGGCGCGGTCCTCCTCCTTGGCCCGCGCGGCCAGCCGCCTGAGCAGCTCGTCCTTGGTGATCTCGAAGTTCAGGGCGGCCTGGAGGGGCAGGCCGAGCTCGGCCAGGCGCCGGTCGAGGGTCTCGGCCTGCGGCACGGTCCGTGGGAAGCCGTCGAGCACGAAGTCAGCGGCGGCGTCGGGTTCGGACAGGCGCTCGGTCACCATCGCGATGACGATCTCGTCGGGCACCAGCTCGCCACGCTCCATGTACTCCTGGGCGATCCGGCCGAGCTCGGTCTGGCGCTCGGCGTTGGACCGGAACAGGTCGCCCGTTGCGATGTGGGCGCCGCCGAACTCCTCCGCGAGCCGCTTGCCCTGGGTGCCCTTCCCGGCGCCCGGCGGGCCCATCAGGACCATTCGCATGTGTGCACTCCCTTGCAGACGATCGCCGGCATGCAACCACGGGC
This window contains:
- a CDS encoding adenylate kinase; the protein is MRMVLMGPPGAGKGTQGKRLAEEFGGAHIATGDLFRSNAERQTELGRIAQEYMERGELVPDEIVIAMVTERLSEPDAAADFVLDGFPRTVPQAETLDRRLAELGLPLQAALNFEITKDELLRRLAARAKEEDRAEDEDEDAIQRRLESFINDTRPVVDYYDQRGLLLHVDAMGQVDEVTKRILDDLAARGLVAR
- a CDS encoding SDR family NAD(P)-dependent oxidoreductase, giving the protein MIALVTGASSGIGAAAARRLAQEPGARLVLVARRRERLQALAADLGDATVIAADLTDPDTPARIAEEVEREHGRLDLLVNNAGAPGQGSFERSGWSGVQSTMAINFDSQVRLTEALLPLLRRSAPSAIVNVASVAGRVARASIGDYSASKFALVGWTEALHLEERKHGVHVGLVLPGFVSTEGFPQRELMARRLTRWMVSTDDKVAEAIVDAGLRRKAERYVPRPYVLVPILRTLAPPLYRLAVGGGRRFAPSTATNPVEQEAPPVEQEASPAEQEAPPAEQEAPPAEQEGSAGDRRQG